A portion of the Sulfurospirillum diekertiae genome contains these proteins:
- a CDS encoding sensor histidine kinase gives MLLKKKDNKSINQINFMAILFAGLFAFISACLVIVNEYLEFQKEIKVIEESYIQTQKKSASDQLNLLLNITEYRFQQSQSLPKEAMYQKLKEDISALIKHRDKEQNYLFLELSSGEMLYRSSPINEEDTTKDIVVTQAYEPLGLILGSGVSTRSIEDVLAEKKKSYQDKIINFVLKIYMLTLFLYMISTIEYRYVSDIMKREIRFIVYSFKKASSSYEFIDMEKIKFTEFQEIVTHANVMIEEIKNKNSALVDLNSNLEGIVEQKTVELKRSIEFTQELLEKQDQFVKNAIHEINTPLSIILMNIDLYNLKFEKNPYLLKIEAAVKVLDNIYEDLAYVVKKDRVVYEKAMIDFSKFLTERVEYFEDVAEGNKLHISTDIVPDLFILFNETELQRICDNNLSNAIKYSYEKHPLHVKLFEDKNEVVLEVENCGEMIKAPDQLFNRYYREDEARGGFGLGLNIVKEICDTNGVSIEVLSDELKTLFRYRFVKG, from the coding sequence GTGCTACTTAAAAAGAAAGATAACAAGAGTATCAACCAGATCAATTTTATGGCGATTCTTTTTGCAGGTCTTTTTGCATTTATCTCTGCATGTTTAGTCATTGTCAATGAATATTTAGAATTTCAAAAAGAGATTAAAGTCATTGAAGAGAGCTATATTCAGACACAAAAAAAGAGTGCATCGGATCAATTAAATCTTCTTCTTAATATCACCGAATACCGTTTTCAGCAAAGTCAATCGCTTCCTAAAGAAGCAATGTATCAAAAACTTAAAGAAGATATCTCGGCGCTCATTAAGCATCGTGATAAAGAACAAAACTATCTCTTTTTAGAGCTCTCTTCGGGTGAGATGCTGTATCGCTCTTCGCCGATTAACGAAGAAGATACCACCAAAGATATTGTTGTTACACAAGCATATGAACCGCTAGGGCTGATTTTGGGTAGCGGTGTGAGCACTCGTAGCATTGAAGATGTTTTGGCTGAAAAGAAAAAATCATACCAAGATAAGATCATCAATTTTGTCCTCAAAATCTATATGCTGACACTTTTTTTATACATGATTAGTACCATTGAGTATCGCTATGTGAGCGATATTATGAAGCGTGAGATTCGCTTTATTGTCTATTCGTTTAAGAAAGCCTCTTCTAGCTACGAGTTCATTGATATGGAAAAGATCAAGTTTACCGAGTTTCAAGAGATTGTCACGCACGCCAATGTGATGATTGAAGAGATCAAAAATAAAAATAGTGCACTGGTCGACCTTAACAGTAACCTTGAAGGGATTGTTGAGCAAAAGACAGTGGAGTTAAAACGCTCTATTGAATTTACGCAAGAGCTGCTTGAAAAGCAAGATCAGTTTGTCAAAAACGCGATTCATGAGATCAACACGCCACTTTCGATCATTTTGATGAATATTGATCTTTACAATCTCAAATTTGAAAAAAATCCGTATCTGCTTAAAATTGAAGCCGCAGTTAAAGTGCTCGATAATATCTATGAAGATTTGGCCTATGTGGTTAAAAAAGATCGCGTGGTGTATGAAAAAGCGATGATTGATTTTTCCAAGTTTTTAACCGAGCGTGTGGAGTATTTCGAAGATGTGGCAGAGGGCAATAAACTGCACATCAGTACCGACATTGTGCCCGATCTGTTTATTCTCTTTAATGAGACTGAATTGCAGCGTATTTGCGACAATAATCTCTCCAATGCCATCAAGTACAGTTATGAAAAGCACCCTTTACATGTAAAGCTTTTTGAAGATAAAAATGAAGTTGTTCTTGAGGTGGAAAATTGTGGAGAAATGATCAAAGCACCTGATCAACTGTTTAATCGTTATTATAGGGAAGATGAAGCGCGTGGAGGATTTGGCTTAGGGCTTAATATTGTTAAAGAGATTTGTGATACAAATGGGGTATCTATTGAAGTTCTATCCGACGAATTAAAAACACTTTTTCGCTACCGATTTGTAAAAGGATAA
- the feoB gene encoding ferrous iron transport protein B: MKELVIALVGQPNVGKSMLINSIADARLKVGNFSGVTVEKAEVRFSAQEHFIKIVDLPGTYSLNDYTQDEKVTKDFLENEPYDLIINVVDATNLERNLYLTTQLLELDKKMIVALNMMDEAQKEGICVDHEQLSSILGVPCVKVSASTKKGIGKLLNRSIDIFNFPHEKSKLIYSDVVEEEIEKLSFFLKQKRYKTELAYRDLVLKLLQNDPKIYQKMHDEPIWLELSFLLKEALEHLYLHHETKDVSEIFAEERASFARGVVTEVLTCKKSISKTITEKIDALLIHKIFGIPIFIALMWALFQLTFELGSIPMDWINLFFVSLGTYAKTIFGDGELGSMIADGAISGVGAVVMFLPNIVILFFGISLLETTGYMARVAFLLDGFFHRFGLHGKSFIPLVTGFGCSVPAYMSARTLKNNKDRLITLFIIGFMSCGAKLPVYVLFSGAFFAQEHAGNVLFLIYISGALIGLIAAKFLKVFVFKGVDEPFVMEMPKYRLPSMRLIWHTVVSKAIMYLKKAGTFILGASLLIWFASNYPKYPDIEKTFAQKIELAQSAEAKIALENEKAQQLLEKSFLGMLGKSTDTLFQPIGFDWKMTVALESGLAAKEVVVSTLGVLYALGAGVDEGNESLIGELQKQIPFASAVSFIIFVMFYLPCMAASIVFTKETGSYKYLFYLFIFTTVVAWGLAFVGYRIALLW, from the coding sequence ATGAAAGAGCTTGTCATTGCGCTGGTGGGACAGCCCAATGTGGGCAAAAGTATGCTCATCAACTCCATTGCCGATGCACGCTTAAAAGTCGGCAACTTTTCGGGTGTCACGGTTGAAAAAGCGGAGGTACGTTTTAGCGCGCAAGAACATTTTATTAAAATCGTTGATTTACCCGGAACGTACTCGCTCAATGATTACACTCAAGATGAAAAAGTTACTAAAGATTTTCTGGAAAATGAGCCGTATGATCTCATCATCAATGTGGTCGATGCCACTAATTTGGAGCGCAACCTTTACCTTACGACACAGCTTTTAGAACTGGATAAAAAGATGATTGTAGCGTTAAACATGATGGATGAAGCGCAAAAAGAGGGCATCTGTGTTGATCATGAACAACTCAGTTCCATTTTGGGCGTTCCCTGCGTGAAAGTCTCTGCCTCAACCAAAAAAGGCATCGGCAAACTTCTCAATCGTTCCATCGATATTTTCAATTTCCCGCATGAAAAATCAAAACTGATTTACAGTGATGTTGTGGAAGAAGAGATAGAAAAACTCTCGTTCTTTTTGAAGCAAAAACGTTATAAGACAGAGCTTGCTTATCGCGATTTGGTGCTTAAATTGTTACAAAACGATCCTAAAATATATCAGAAAATGCACGATGAACCGATTTGGCTGGAGCTGTCTTTCTTGCTTAAAGAGGCATTGGAACATCTGTATTTGCACCATGAGACAAAAGATGTCAGTGAAATTTTTGCAGAAGAGAGAGCTTCTTTTGCTAGAGGTGTTGTCACGGAAGTGCTTACATGTAAAAAGAGTATTTCTAAAACGATTACCGAGAAAATCGACGCGCTGTTGATTCATAAGATTTTTGGCATTCCAATTTTTATTGCTTTAATGTGGGCGCTTTTTCAACTGACATTTGAGCTGGGTTCCATTCCTATGGATTGGATCAATCTTTTCTTTGTTTCGCTTGGCACGTATGCCAAAACCATTTTTGGCGATGGTGAGCTTGGCTCTATGATCGCCGATGGTGCTATTTCGGGCGTGGGTGCGGTGGTCATGTTTTTACCAAATATCGTCATTCTCTTTTTTGGGATTTCTCTTTTAGAAACAACGGGGTATATGGCGCGTGTCGCGTTTTTACTCGATGGCTTTTTCCACCGTTTTGGATTGCATGGTAAAAGCTTCATTCCACTTGTGACGGGCTTTGGGTGTTCTGTTCCTGCGTATATGAGCGCTCGTACGCTTAAAAACAATAAAGACAGGCTGATTACCCTTTTCATCATTGGTTTTATGAGTTGTGGCGCTAAACTGCCTGTATACGTTCTTTTTTCAGGGGCTTTTTTTGCTCAAGAGCATGCGGGCAATGTGCTTTTTCTCATTTATATTTCTGGCGCACTCATTGGGCTTATTGCGGCTAAATTTTTAAAAGTATTTGTCTTTAAAGGTGTGGATGAACCGTTTGTAATGGAGATGCCAAAGTATCGTTTGCCTTCAATGAGACTTATTTGGCACACGGTTGTGAGTAAGGCGATTATGTATCTCAAAAAAGCGGGAACATTTATTTTGGGTGCTTCATTGCTGATTTGGTTTGCGAGCAACTATCCTAAATATCCCGATATTGAAAAAACATTTGCACAAAAAATTGAGCTTGCTCAAAGTGCAGAAGCCAAAATAGCCCTTGAAAATGAAAAAGCACAACAGCTTTTAGAAAAGAGTTTTTTAGGAATGCTGGGTAAGTCAACCGACACACTCTTTCAGCCCATTGGTTTTGATTGGAAGATGACGGTAGCGTTAGAATCTGGACTGGCGGCGAAAGAGGTTGTTGTTTCAACACTCGGTGTTTTATATGCACTTGGTGCTGGCGTGGATGAGGGAAATGAGAGTTTGATTGGCGAGCTTCAAAAACAGATACCTTTTGCTTCGGCAGTTTCTTTTATCATCTTTGTGATGTTTTACTTACCGTGTATGGCAGCAAGCATTGTCTTTACGAAAGAGACGGGTAGCTATAAATATCTTTTTTATCTGTTTATCTTTACGACGGTTGTGGCGTGGGGACTTGCTTTTGTAGGGTATAGAATAGCGCTTTTGTGGTGA
- a CDS encoding FeoA family protein — translation MIKLSQMNAGDKAVVVRIGANEELKQRFFSLGLHKGSQLQIKATSIAKSTMEIEVGTTLLALRYEEAKSIEVERV, via the coding sequence ATGATTAAACTTTCACAAATGAATGCTGGAGACAAAGCTGTCGTGGTACGAATAGGTGCTAACGAAGAGCTTAAACAAAGATTTTTTTCCTTGGGACTTCATAAAGGAAGCCAACTCCAAATCAAAGCAACAAGCATCGCTAAAAGCACTATGGAAATTGAAGTAGGTACAACGCTTCTTGCCCTTCGCTATGAAGAGGCAAAAAGCATAGAGGTCGAAAGAGTATGA
- a CDS encoding cation diffusion facilitator family transporter, with translation MTLQKKATIISSGTATLLIVIKLFVGVMSGSVAVLASAIDSVLDLIVSAFNYFAITKAEQPANKKFNYGKGKIEALAGVIEGTVITVSGLFIFYTAIKKAINQETVEFLGYSIIVMVISLAITIALVLFLNYAAKKTRSMVVKSDALHYKTDVLSNSAILVSLVLIQMTGFEMIDSIMGVIISIYIIHSAYQIIRDGVYILLDASLDEEMVEKMRDIILEEKEISDFHYLKTRKSGNTNFVDVHLVFSPGISLMRAHHAGDRIEEKIKDLIPDEVWVINAHLDPYDDSEINDQQYVANEEG, from the coding sequence ATGACTTTACAAAAAAAAGCAACGATTATTTCCAGTGGAACGGCAACGCTCCTTATTGTTATCAAACTTTTTGTGGGAGTTATGAGTGGCTCTGTTGCCGTTTTAGCTTCTGCGATTGACTCTGTACTTGACCTGATTGTATCCGCGTTTAATTACTTTGCCATCACCAAAGCGGAACAACCCGCCAATAAAAAATTCAACTACGGCAAAGGCAAAATTGAGGCTTTAGCAGGCGTCATTGAAGGTACGGTGATTACCGTTTCAGGTCTTTTCATTTTCTATACCGCCATTAAAAAAGCAATCAACCAAGAAACTGTTGAGTTCCTCGGCTACTCCATCATTGTTATGGTTATCTCTTTGGCAATCACCATTGCTTTAGTTCTGTTTTTGAACTATGCTGCTAAAAAAACACGAAGTATGGTCGTCAAATCAGACGCACTTCACTATAAAACAGACGTTTTAAGCAATAGCGCTATCCTTGTTTCGTTGGTACTCATTCAGATGACAGGGTTTGAGATGATCGACTCGATCATGGGTGTGATCATTTCCATTTACATTATTCATTCAGCCTATCAGATTATTCGTGATGGTGTTTATATTTTGCTGGACGCATCGCTTGATGAAGAGATGGTTGAAAAAATGCGTGACATTATTTTAGAAGAAAAAGAGATTAGCGATTTTCACTACCTTAAAACTCGCAAATCGGGCAACACCAACTTTGTCGATGTCCATCTCGTCTTTAGTCCTGGTATTTCACTCATGCGAGCACACCATGCGGGAGATCGCATCGAAGAGAAGATCAAAGATCTTATTCCCGATGAAGTATGGGTTATTAACGCTCACCTCGACCCTTATGACGACTCAGAGATAAACGATCAGCAATACGTGGCAAATGAGGAAGGTTAA
- a CDS encoding cation acetate symporter: protein MKWGWLLLALTNVLFASGAAEVSGKSEVNMSAIVMFLVFVAGTLGITYWAAKRTKTAKDFYTAGGGITGFQNGLAIAGDYMSAASFLGISGLVYSKGFDGLIYSIGFLVGWPIILFLIAEQLRNLGKYTFSDVASYRLKQTPIRTLAAFGSLATVALYLIAQMVGAGQLIQILFGLDYAYAVVMVGILMILYVTFGGMLATTWVQIIKAGLLLSGATFMAVMIMYKMDFSVETLFSQAVAVKKSAAIMSPGGLVSDPISAISLGIALMLGTAGLPHILMRFFTVSDAKEARKSVFYATGFIGYFYVLTFIIGFGAIVLLTGHPQYFDAVKNTLIGGGNMAAIHSAHAIGGDLFLGFISAVTFATILAVVSGLTLAGASAVSHDLYANVFARGRVDEMTEMRVSKYSTIALGIVAIFLGIAFEKQNIAFMVGLAFAIAASANFPILILSMFWKKLTTKGAVYGGGLGLFTAIVLVILSKAVWVDVLGNKTAIYAYGNPALFSVAIAFIGIWIISIMDNSEDAVNERAAYDHQFIRSQTGIGAEGASSH, encoded by the coding sequence ATGAAATGGGGATGGTTGCTTTTAGCATTAACCAATGTTCTCTTTGCCTCAGGCGCAGCAGAAGTTTCAGGAAAAAGTGAAGTCAATATGTCTGCCATTGTTATGTTCTTAGTCTTTGTGGCTGGAACGCTTGGCATTACTTATTGGGCGGCAAAACGTACAAAAACTGCGAAAGATTTTTACACCGCAGGTGGAGGCATAACAGGCTTTCAAAATGGTTTAGCCATTGCGGGCGATTATATGTCAGCAGCATCGTTTCTTGGAATTTCTGGCTTAGTCTATTCCAAAGGATTTGATGGACTGATCTATTCCATAGGCTTTTTGGTTGGCTGGCCGATCATTCTTTTCTTGATCGCGGAGCAACTTAGAAATCTTGGTAAATATACCTTTTCAGACGTTGCATCGTACCGTTTAAAACAAACACCTATTCGTACCCTTGCCGCGTTTGGCTCACTGGCTACGGTTGCGCTTTATTTGATTGCTCAGATGGTAGGTGCGGGTCAGTTGATTCAAATTTTATTTGGACTTGATTATGCGTACGCGGTTGTTATGGTGGGCATCTTGATGATCTTATACGTTACGTTTGGTGGCATGTTGGCAACCACGTGGGTACAAATTATTAAAGCAGGTCTTTTACTCTCTGGCGCAACCTTTATGGCTGTGATGATTATGTACAAAATGGATTTTAGTGTTGAGACACTCTTTTCCCAAGCGGTTGCTGTGAAAAAATCTGCGGCGATTATGAGCCCAGGCGGTCTGGTCAGTGACCCTATTTCAGCGATTAGCTTAGGCATTGCCTTGATGTTGGGAACGGCAGGTCTTCCACATATCTTGATGCGATTTTTTACCGTAAGTGATGCAAAAGAGGCTCGAAAATCGGTCTTTTATGCAACTGGATTTATAGGTTACTTTTATGTTTTAACCTTCATTATAGGATTTGGTGCTATCGTTTTATTAACAGGTCATCCGCAATATTTTGATGCTGTTAAAAACACACTCATTGGTGGCGGTAATATGGCAGCGATTCACTCTGCTCATGCCATTGGTGGAGACCTTTTCTTAGGCTTCATCTCAGCGGTTACGTTTGCAACGATCTTAGCGGTTGTTTCTGGTTTGACACTAGCAGGCGCAAGTGCGGTCAGTCATGATCTTTATGCGAATGTTTTTGCACGAGGCAGAGTGGATGAAATGACAGAGATGAGAGTTTCTAAGTATTCAACGATTGCTCTTGGTATCGTGGCAATCTTCTTAGGCATTGCGTTTGAAAAACAGAACATTGCGTTCATGGTAGGTCTTGCATTTGCGATTGCAGCCAGTGCAAACTTCCCAATTCTTATCTTGTCGATGTTTTGGAAAAAGCTGACAACCAAAGGTGCTGTTTATGGCGGAGGCTTAGGACTTTTCACAGCGATTGTGTTGGTTATTTTGAGTAAAGCGGTTTGGGTTGATGTTTTAGGCAATAAAACAGCTATCTATGCTTACGGTAACCCAGCACTTTTCTCCGTAGCGATTGCTTTTATCGGTATTTGGATTATCTCTATAATGGATAACAGCGAAGATGCCGTAAACGAAAGAGCTGCATATGATCATCAGTTTATTCGAAGTCAAACGGGTATTGGAGCAGAAGGCGCTTCAAGTCACTAA
- the acs gene encoding acetate--CoA ligase: MSQLFEPSRALSKEARIKNMCEYKELCIQADEDFEGYWDKLAREKIEWFKPYDRVLNEDNAPFYKWFEGGKLNVTHQCLGRHLKSRKNKAAIIWEGEDGKRRIITYLQLFYRVNRLANLMRNQFGIKKGDRVVLYMPMIPEAAFAMLACAKIGAIHSVVFGGFSAEALRDRVQDAEAKLVITADGAFRRGKPYMLKPVVDEALSVGCECCEKVLIVQRNFEDIEYVPGRDYVYNEIIMNESQYCEPEWMDSEDPLFLLYTSGSTGKPKGVQHSSAGYILWAQYTMEHVFDVKENDTFWCTADVGWITGHTYIVYGPLAMGATTIMYEGVPTFPDVGRWWSMIEEHRVNQFYTAPTAIRLLHKEGADAPSRYDLSSLKVLGTVGEPINPDAWMWYYEQIGGGNCPIVDTWWQTETGGHMITPLPGATPIKPGSATFPLPGIKAEIIDEHGNPTPRGEKGFLCITKPWPSMIRDIWGDSDRFVKSYFGDCKKDGKPVYFSGDGAMYDDDGYIIITGRTDDVINVSGHRIGTAEIEAVLGNHENVAEVAVVGRPDPIKGEGIFAYIVIKGMDSMSEEVYMIQELNKLIMKEIGNIAKLDAIRFVPGLPKTRSGKIMRRILRSIAKKEPITQDISTLEDPSIVEKIQNLIEF; encoded by the coding sequence ATGTCACAACTTTTCGAACCAAGTAGAGCTTTAAGCAAAGAAGCCAGAATTAAGAACATGTGTGAGTACAAGGAGCTTTGTATCCAAGCAGATGAGGATTTTGAAGGATACTGGGATAAGCTAGCACGTGAAAAAATTGAGTGGTTTAAGCCTTATGACAGAGTATTAAATGAAGATAATGCTCCGTTCTACAAATGGTTCGAAGGTGGCAAATTAAATGTTACACATCAATGCCTAGGGCGTCATCTAAAGAGTCGTAAAAACAAAGCGGCGATTATCTGGGAGGGTGAGGACGGCAAACGCCGTATTATTACCTATCTTCAACTTTTCTACCGTGTCAATCGTCTCGCCAATTTGATGCGCAATCAATTTGGCATCAAAAAAGGCGATCGTGTTGTCCTTTACATGCCAATGATCCCTGAAGCGGCATTTGCGATGTTGGCGTGTGCGAAAATTGGTGCGATTCACTCTGTTGTTTTTGGTGGTTTTTCGGCTGAAGCTTTGCGTGATCGTGTTCAAGATGCGGAAGCAAAATTGGTTATTACTGCTGATGGTGCATTTCGTCGTGGTAAGCCTTACATGTTGAAGCCCGTTGTGGATGAAGCGCTCAGTGTTGGGTGTGAGTGTTGTGAAAAAGTATTGATCGTTCAGAGAAACTTTGAGGACATTGAGTATGTTCCAGGACGCGACTATGTTTACAATGAGATCATCATGAACGAATCTCAGTATTGTGAGCCTGAGTGGATGGACTCTGAAGACCCACTTTTCTTGCTTTATACTTCAGGCAGTACAGGTAAACCAAAGGGTGTGCAACACTCAAGTGCTGGTTACATCTTGTGGGCACAGTATACGATGGAGCATGTCTTTGACGTGAAAGAGAATGACACCTTTTGGTGTACCGCGGATGTTGGCTGGATTACAGGACATACCTACATTGTTTATGGACCGCTTGCAATGGGTGCAACGACCATTATGTACGAGGGTGTTCCAACCTTCCCAGATGTAGGCAGATGGTGGAGTATGATTGAAGAGCATCGTGTCAATCAATTTTACACCGCACCAACAGCGATTCGTTTGCTTCACAAAGAAGGAGCGGACGCACCATCTCGTTACGACCTAAGTTCACTTAAAGTGCTTGGAACCGTTGGTGAGCCGATCAACCCTGATGCGTGGATGTGGTACTATGAGCAAATCGGTGGTGGAAACTGCCCGATTGTCGATACATGGTGGCAAACAGAGACAGGTGGTCATATGATTACGCCACTTCCGGGGGCAACGCCTATCAAACCAGGGTCTGCAACTTTCCCACTTCCGGGCATTAAAGCAGAGATTATCGACGAACATGGTAATCCAACACCTCGCGGTGAAAAAGGATTTTTGTGTATCACTAAACCATGGCCTTCCATGATTCGAGATATTTGGGGCGATAGTGACCGCTTCGTGAAGTCTTATTTTGGAGATTGTAAGAAAGACGGTAAACCGGTCTACTTCTCAGGTGATGGTGCGATGTACGACGATGATGGCTACATTATCATTACAGGACGCACCGATGATGTTATTAACGTTTCAGGTCATAGAATTGGAACAGCAGAGATCGAAGCCGTTCTTGGCAATCATGAGAACGTTGCGGAAGTGGCTGTTGTCGGCCGTCCTGATCCGATCAAAGGGGAGGGCATCTTCGCGTACATTGTTATCAAGGGAATGGATAGCATGAGTGAAGAGGTTTACATGATCCAAGAGCTCAACAAACTCATCATGAAAGAGATCGGTAATATTGCCAAACTCGATGCTATTCGTTTCGTTCCAGGGCTTCCAAAAACAAGAAGCGGTAAAATCATGCGAAGAATTTTACGCTCCATTGCGAAAAAAGAGCCAATTACCCAAGATATCTCAACGCTTGAAGATCCAAGCATCGTTGAGAAAATCCAAAACCTTATCGAATTTTAG
- a CDS encoding DUF485 domain-containing protein produces the protein MSQNVYDRVRANPKFTELVQKRSSFAWKLTIIMLVVYYAFILVIAFSPATFGQTIGSGVTTVGIPVGFGIIILSFILTGVYIQRANGEFDELNNQIKEEARSEK, from the coding sequence ATGAGTCAAAATGTCTATGACAGAGTACGAGCCAATCCAAAGTTTACAGAACTCGTACAAAAACGAAGTAGTTTCGCATGGAAACTCACCATCATTATGTTGGTTGTTTATTATGCGTTTATCCTTGTAATTGCTTTTTCACCTGCTACCTTTGGACAGACCATAGGAAGTGGCGTCACCACCGTTGGTATTCCCGTAGGATTTGGCATTATTATTTTGTCATTTATCTTAACAGGTGTTTATATCCAAAGAGCCAATGGCGAATTTGATGAGTTAAACAATCAAATCAAAGAAGAAGCAAGGAGCGAAAAATGA
- a CDS encoding response regulator transcription factor: MKILLLEDELMLRSSIEEYLEALGHKVISFGNGEEAYEAIKKDLFDLLLLDINIPKMNGLSLLKALNEIEHAFPTIFISANVDIDDISLAFELGASDYLKKPFHLKELGLRIDKIKKEYEIKHLKHIILSSKYVFSKEEQMLFYNNNVQVLTKKQLQIVTLLCENMGVVVDFEKFRSYVWNDEPIDNASIRAEMSRLRKLLKEDFIINLKGVGYKIEKYFPEKNR; the protein is encoded by the coding sequence ATGAAGATTTTATTGCTTGAAGATGAGTTGATGCTACGAAGTTCTATTGAAGAGTATTTGGAAGCCCTTGGACATAAAGTCATCTCTTTTGGTAACGGCGAAGAGGCGTATGAAGCGATCAAAAAAGATCTGTTTGATCTGTTGCTCTTAGACATCAATATCCCAAAAATGAATGGACTGAGTCTTCTCAAAGCGCTCAATGAGATCGAACATGCCTTCCCCACTATTTTTATCAGTGCCAATGTCGATATTGATGACATCAGTCTGGCGTTTGAATTAGGTGCATCGGATTATTTGAAAAAACCATTTCATCTCAAGGAACTGGGGCTTCGCATCGACAAGATCAAAAAAGAGTATGAGATCAAACACCTCAAACACATCATTTTAAGCTCAAAATATGTCTTTTCAAAAGAAGAGCAGATGCTTTTTTACAACAATAACGTGCAAGTGCTCACCAAGAAGCAGTTACAAATTGTGACACTACTGTGTGAGAATATGGGCGTAGTGGTTGACTTCGAAAAATTTCGTAGTTATGTGTGGAACGATGAACCGATTGATAATGCCTCTATTAGGGCTGAAATGAGCCGTCTTCGCAAGCTATTAAAAGAAGATTTTATTATCAATCTCAAAGGCGTTGGGTACAAGATAGAGAAGTATTTTCCCGAAAAAAACCGCTAA
- a CDS encoding agmatine deiminase family protein → MKIRIPAEWEEQEALIVVFPPKQSDWAHSIDEIHRTYLTFISKIAHFQKCLVICEDKKALATMLPSLQNIELIEMVTNDTWIRDFGGINIYKNHKRRTYDFIFNAWGNKFDANLDNSITRQLFEQGYLEGKLKSLDFVLEGGSIDSNGHGVMLSTAYCLFEENRNAHLSKKQIKKTLMELFGLKELIILEHGALMGDDTDSHIDTLARFINKKTIAYVKCYDKKDEHYKELRKMEKELQKTEFNLLPLPLPSAKYFNNHRIPATYMNFVLINNAVLVPTYSDPYDAEVLAIFARCFPEREIVGIESSILIREHGSLHCASMNIYKERDNDE, encoded by the coding sequence ATGAAAATTAGAATACCAGCCGAATGGGAAGAACAAGAGGCACTCATCGTCGTATTTCCCCCCAAACAGAGTGATTGGGCACACTCCATTGATGAAATCCATCGAACGTATTTAACGTTCATCAGCAAAATTGCACATTTTCAAAAATGCCTTGTGATCTGTGAAGATAAAAAGGCACTGGCGACCATGTTACCAAGCCTCCAAAATATCGAACTGATCGAAATGGTAACAAATGACACTTGGATACGCGACTTTGGTGGCATCAATATCTATAAAAATCATAAACGCAGAACCTACGACTTTATCTTCAATGCGTGGGGCAATAAATTTGACGCCAATTTAGACAATAGCATCACACGTCAACTCTTTGAACAAGGCTACTTAGAAGGTAAACTTAAAAGCTTAGACTTTGTCCTTGAAGGCGGTAGTATTGACTCAAATGGTCATGGCGTCATGCTTTCAACCGCTTATTGTCTCTTTGAAGAGAACCGAAACGCCCATCTTTCTAAAAAACAGATCAAAAAAACACTTATGGAACTTTTTGGACTCAAAGAGCTGATCATCTTAGAACATGGCGCACTTATGGGTGACGATACCGACTCGCACATCGACACCTTAGCCCGTTTCATCAACAAAAAAACCATTGCGTATGTGAAATGTTATGACAAAAAAGATGAACACTACAAAGAGCTACGCAAGATGGAAAAAGAGCTTCAAAAAACAGAGTTCAATCTGCTTCCATTGCCTCTTCCATCGGCTAAATATTTCAATAATCACCGCATTCCAGCGACATACATGAACTTTGTTCTCATCAACAATGCTGTTTTAGTTCCAACCTACAGTGATCCTTACGATGCAGAAGTTTTAGCTATCTTTGCCAGATGTTTTCCAGAGCGTGAAATTGTCGGCATTGAATCTTCAATTCTGATTCGCGAACACGGAAGCTTGCACTGCGCTTCCATGAATATTTATAAAGAAAGAGACAACGACGAATGA